The Cotesia glomerata isolate CgM1 linkage group LG7, MPM_Cglom_v2.3, whole genome shotgun sequence genome segment actggagcgcgtgtgagaatggcgcaattgcgtcaagaacaatcagacgatacacgagctgaacgcaatgaagtcatgagattagaacaacgacaatcacacCGTTTTACTGTCAATAGACGCAGAGCGAATGACCAACAACGCCAACATGCACATCGAGCATTTGTAGCTACATCATTTCTGCGActagcattccagtatgagcccgatattgaatattatgctcattcaaaagtagtaATTGGTGCTATGGACAAAGAATGCCCGTATTGTCAtgctttgaaattcaaaaatgaaccAGCCGGGATGTGTTGCGCGTCAGGGAAGGTACAACTACCTGTAATTGAAACACCACGGGAACCATTGAACGGTTTGCTTATCGGCACAGATCCATATTCTAACGTGTTCCTGAAGTCCATtcgaatcatttattaaaaacatcagCAACACAGACATTGATATTGACAATCGTTGGGTCGTGCCATATTCGCCCCTGCTGAGCAAAACATACAATgctcatattaatgttgagtTCTGCAGTTCTGTGAAGAGCATCAAATACATTTGCAAGTATGTCCATAAAGGCAGTGACATGGTGGTGTTTAGAGTGGAAAATACCAATGTGAATGCTCCTCtagtaaataaaaacgatGAAATAACGCTCTACCAAATAGGTCGGTACATCAGCTCCAATGAAGCTGTTTGGCGTATCTTTAGTTTTCCAATTCATGAACGGGATCCAGCAGTTGTTCAGTTAGCCGTTCATCTTGAAAATGGTCAGCGTGTATATCTCACGAACGAGACAGCGATTGATCGTGCTATAAATCCACCAAAAACTACACttactgaattttttgaattgtgtaTTCGTGCGGATGATTTTGGTGCCTTTGCACGTACTTTACTCTATTCACAAGTACCACGCTATTTCACATGGGCTCAAACAAAACAATGGATACCCCGCAAGCAAGGCTCACCAGTTGATGCATGccccaatttattcaaatcaaaCGCCTTGAGGCGAGTATTTACAGTGAATCCAAGACAGACTGAGTGCTTTTATCTTCGACTATTGTTggttaatgttactggcccaTTGTCATTTCAAGATATACGTAAAGTGAATAGGCAACAGTATACAACGTATAAAGATGCATGCCTTGCACTCGGCTTGCTAGAAGATGACAATCAGTGGGAATGTATGCTTGCTGAAGCAGCATTGAACTGTACAGCAATACAAATTCGTCTACTATTCGCTATAGTGTTGACTACATGTTTTCCAGCCCGAGCAGAGATATTGCGGGATAATCACAAAGATTCAATGACTGATGATATATTGCATCAACATCGTACAATGAAGCATTGATTGCTATTGAGGATCTTTGCATTATCATTGCCAACTTACCATTCAGTCATTTCGGTACGAATTCGCCAAATCGAGGTGCAACTGATTTAATGAACACTGAAATGAATCGTGAAATGCAGTACAACACTGTAGTAACGGCGGCGATCGTTTCTCGCAATGTTCCACTAATGAATGAGGAACAAAGAACCATTTACGACCGCATTATGCTCGCAGTTTCAGCAGGACAAGGTGGGTTCTTCTTTTTAGATGCACCAGGTGGAACTGGCAAGACATTCCTTATTTCGCTAATTCTCGCCAAAATACGATCTAATAATGGAATCGCATTGGCCGTTGCATCATCGGGCATTGCGGCAACTTTATTGGATGGA includes the following:
- the LOC123269061 gene encoding uncharacterized protein LOC123269061, producing the protein MNQPGCVARQGSNTDIDIDNRWVVPYSPLLSKTYNAHINVEFCSSVKSIKYICKYVHKGSDMVVFRVENTNVNAPLVNKNDEITLYQIGRYISSNEAVWRIFSFPIHERDPAVVQLAVHLENGQRVYLTNETAIDRAINPPKTTLTEFFELCIRADDFGAFARTLLYSQVPRYFTWAQTKQWIPRKQGSPVDACPNLFKSNALRRVFTVNPRQTECFYLRLLLVNVTGPLSFQDIRKVNRQQYTTYKDACLALGLLEDDNQWECMLAEAALNCTAIQIRLLFAIVLTTCFPARAEILRDNHKDSMTDDILHQHRTMKH